One region of Xylanimonas ulmi genomic DNA includes:
- a CDS encoding complex I subunit 5 family protein, which produces MVALVLLPVLLGVALYKAPTAPAKALAFAGQGWLAWRAVTLLARTVREGPTLEVLGGGDGFVYIALRGERAALALVVLTVVLVTAALAHALGEPYFDNRLLLLLLVLQGLVAGVLLTDDVFNLFVLFEVATLTTILLVMFKRDRRNTYDGLYYLMVQIVAMTFFLFGLAYLYRVFGVLSVTEIAAMVGQGVDGRALVAPFAFMVTGLALKAGLFPLFSFVPRSYANPGAPTVVLMLMSGVLVTAALFWVARLVDLFAPALDVSGFLAVVGLVTGVAGAAKALAQRDIRLLLAYSTVSQAGLVTLGLAAGTAAASGGAIAHLANHALAKSALFLTAAAIGRRYGSVRLDEIRGVARRMPLVTALSAVAVLGMLGAPFTGGAWSKDLIASGAAGTWVEAAVWVVNIGTALVFVRYCAMFFGTPPPPLAPAAAPAPTRAVRLGQGAKVGVVVALTLACLATGVLAVPTAHLLLGADVAVSAGTTAAKAAAFAATIAVALLAHRYLGPAARRLRAPLTRTLSLPYACLALTVFFAATALAGSIATRGVAG; this is translated from the coding sequence ATGGTCGCGCTGGTGCTGCTGCCCGTCCTGCTCGGCGTGGCCCTGTACAAGGCGCCGACGGCGCCCGCCAAGGCGCTGGCCTTCGCCGGTCAGGGCTGGCTCGCGTGGCGCGCCGTCACGCTGCTGGCGCGCACCGTGCGCGAGGGCCCCACCCTGGAGGTGCTCGGGGGCGGCGACGGGTTCGTGTACATCGCGCTGCGCGGCGAGCGTGCCGCGCTCGCGCTCGTGGTCCTGACGGTCGTGCTGGTCACCGCGGCGCTCGCGCATGCGCTGGGCGAGCCCTACTTCGACAACAGACTCCTGCTCCTGCTGCTGGTGCTGCAGGGGCTGGTCGCCGGGGTGCTGCTGACCGACGACGTCTTCAACCTGTTCGTGCTGTTCGAGGTCGCGACCTTGACCACGATCCTGCTGGTCATGTTCAAGCGGGACCGGCGCAACACCTACGACGGCCTGTACTACCTCATGGTGCAGATCGTCGCGATGACGTTCTTCCTGTTCGGACTGGCCTACCTCTACCGGGTCTTCGGCGTGCTGTCGGTCACCGAGATCGCGGCGATGGTCGGCCAGGGCGTGGACGGGCGCGCGCTCGTGGCGCCGTTCGCCTTCATGGTCACCGGGCTCGCGCTCAAGGCCGGGCTGTTCCCGCTGTTCTCGTTCGTGCCGCGCTCGTACGCCAACCCCGGCGCCCCGACCGTCGTGCTCATGCTCATGTCAGGCGTCCTGGTCACGGCCGCGCTGTTCTGGGTCGCGCGCCTGGTGGACCTGTTCGCCCCCGCGCTCGACGTGAGCGGGTTCCTCGCGGTGGTCGGGCTCGTCACGGGCGTGGCCGGCGCCGCCAAAGCCCTCGCCCAGCGCGACATCCGGCTGCTGCTCGCCTACAGCACCGTCTCGCAGGCCGGGCTCGTCACGCTCGGCCTGGCCGCGGGGACCGCCGCCGCGTCGGGCGGCGCGATCGCGCACCTGGCCAACCACGCGCTGGCCAAGTCGGCGCTGTTCCTGACGGCCGCCGCGATCGGGCGCCGCTACGGCTCCGTGCGCCTGGACGAGATCCGCGGCGTCGCCCGGCGCATGCCGCTGGTCACCGCGCTCTCGGCGGTCGCGGTGCTCGGCATGCTGGGCGCGCCGTTCACCGGCGGCGCGTGGTCGAAGGACCTCATCGCCTCCGGCGCCGCGGGCACGTGGGTCGAGGCCGCGGTGTGGGTGGTCAACATCGGCACGGCGCTGGTCTTCGTGAGGTACTGCGCCATGTTCTTCGGGACCCCGCCCCCGCCCCTCGCGCCCGCCGCCGCGCCCGCGCCCACGCGGGCGGTCCGGCTCGGCCAGGGGGCCAAGGTCGGCGTCGTCGTCGCGCTCACGCTCGCCTGCCTGGCGACCGGCGTACTCGCCGTTCCCACGGCCCACCTGCTGCTGGGCGCCGACGTGGCCGTCTCGGCGGGCACGACGGCGGCCAAGGCCGCCGCCTTCGCCGCCACGATCGCCGTCGCGCTGCTGGCCCACCGCTACCTGGGCCCCGCGGCCCGGCGCCTGCGCGCGCCGCTGACGCGCACGCTGTCGCTGCCGTACGCGTGCCTGGCGCTGACGGTGTTCTTCGCGGCGACGGCGCTCGCGGGCTCGATCGCCACGCGGGGGGTGGCGGGATGA
- a CDS encoding Na+/H+ antiporter subunit E, which produces MIRRSVPVVLAFMAIWVVMVEIVSPVVLVSGLVVGVGTLVLTNRLLGVDYTTVFLSPLATLRYVGVLLREMTVAAYGMAVVIVRGRAEVTEFVYESALRDDLLLFLLANSMTLTPGSVAVDRDGARITVLTVDDVATARASCLRLERSVARLRKEETCS; this is translated from the coding sequence ATGATCCGGCGCTCGGTCCCCGTCGTCCTGGCGTTCATGGCGATCTGGGTGGTCATGGTCGAGATCGTGAGCCCGGTCGTGCTCGTCTCGGGCCTGGTGGTGGGTGTCGGCACGCTGGTGCTGACCAACCGCCTGCTCGGGGTCGACTACACGACGGTGTTCCTGAGCCCGCTCGCGACGCTGCGCTACGTGGGGGTGCTGCTGCGGGAGATGACGGTGGCGGCCTACGGCATGGCGGTGGTGATCGTGAGGGGGCGCGCCGAGGTGACCGAGTTCGTGTACGAGAGCGCGCTGCGCGACGACCTGCTGCTGTTCCTGCTGGCCAACAGCATGACGCTCACGCCCGGATCGGTCGCGGTGGACCGCGACGGTGCGCGCATCACCGTGCTCACGGTCGACGACGTCGCCACGGCCCGCGCCTCGTGCCTGCGGCTGGAGCGCTCGGTCGCCCGGCTGCGCAAGGAGGAGACGTGTTCCTGA
- a CDS encoding monovalent cation/H+ antiporter complex subunit F, with the protein MFLTVVSFVLVAASVLTGVIVLRGSDPWNRLLGYCLVAGKVNMLVIVLALVTGQSFYLDIALVYTLLSYVGVLVLADYMAGRGSDLD; encoded by the coding sequence GTGTTCCTGACGGTGGTCAGCTTCGTCCTGGTGGCCGCCTCCGTGCTCACCGGCGTCATCGTGCTGCGCGGCTCCGACCCGTGGAACCGGCTGCTGGGGTACTGCCTGGTGGCGGGCAAGGTCAACATGCTCGTGATCGTCCTCGCGCTGGTGACCGGGCAGAGCTTCTACCTCGACATCGCCCTGGTGTACACGCTGCTGAGCTACGTCGGGGTGCTCGTGCTGGCCGACTACATGGCGGGACGGGGGAGCGACCTTGACTAA
- a CDS encoding cation:proton antiporter, translating into MTNEIVGDVVIGIGVAIVVLGLVGLVRFKEFDLKLLAGAKIDTVGLIVIVLGAVVRSGVSWLSAKALLILAFVLIVNPVVTSTLAAGARRRRRGE; encoded by the coding sequence TTGACTAACGAGATCGTGGGCGACGTCGTCATCGGGATCGGCGTGGCCATCGTCGTGCTCGGGCTCGTCGGCCTGGTGCGGTTCAAGGAGTTCGACCTCAAACTCCTGGCGGGCGCCAAGATCGACACGGTCGGCCTCATCGTCATCGTGCTGGGCGCGGTGGTGCGCAGCGGGGTGAGCTGGCTCAGCGCCAAGGCGCTGCTCATCCTCGCGTTCGTGCTGATCGTCAACCCCGTGGTGACCAGCACGCTGGCCGCGGGCGCGCGCAGACGCCGCAGGGGCGAGTGA
- a CDS encoding hydrogenase subunit MbhD domain-containing protein, with protein sequence MGLDQIVFVFLIVFAVRAVFASCLKHAIITSGVFGLWASLAYLLYHAPDVAVSEAVVASSLGTVLLILAIRHYGDITVPGIGKMVWRRKGADLVIVGACALVLYLTAATPPAGVGALREAVMTTYLDSPRLVNPVTSVLLHYRVFDTVLEALMLLVAVLGVMHLRDDAGGPSPAGYGSLTARHPTVVKALQILTPVLIIVGLSLIVGDPYTPGGGFQGAGLLAAVIVSRYLIGVRGPASTKALETLEKVIFVVFVLSVGLYVFLGLRETAPDAYVPFVLAMNGLLGVKVFCGLSIMFLYFAREA encoded by the coding sequence ATGGGCCTCGACCAGATCGTCTTCGTGTTCCTCATCGTGTTCGCGGTGCGCGCGGTGTTCGCCTCATGCCTCAAGCACGCCATCATCACCTCGGGCGTGTTCGGGCTGTGGGCGTCACTGGCGTACCTGCTCTACCACGCGCCCGACGTCGCGGTGTCCGAGGCCGTGGTCGCCTCGTCGCTCGGCACGGTGCTGCTGATCCTGGCCATCCGCCACTACGGCGACATCACGGTGCCGGGCATCGGGAAGATGGTCTGGCGGCGCAAGGGCGCCGACCTGGTCATCGTGGGCGCGTGCGCGCTCGTGCTGTACCTGACGGCCGCCACGCCGCCGGCCGGCGTCGGGGCGCTGCGCGAGGCCGTCATGACGACCTACCTGGACTCGCCGCGCCTGGTCAACCCGGTCACATCCGTCCTGCTGCACTACCGCGTGTTCGACACCGTGCTTGAGGCGCTCATGCTGCTGGTCGCGGTGCTGGGCGTCATGCACCTGCGCGACGACGCCGGCGGGCCGTCGCCGGCCGGGTACGGATCGCTGACGGCGCGCCACCCCACGGTGGTCAAGGCGCTGCAGATCCTCACCCCCGTGCTCATCATCGTGGGGCTGTCGCTCATCGTCGGCGACCCCTACACCCCCGGGGGCGGGTTCCAGGGCGCGGGCCTGCTCGCCGCCGTCATCGTCTCCCGCTACCTCATCGGCGTCCGCGGACCCGCCAGCACCAAGGCCCTCGAGACGCTCGAGAAGGTCATCTTCGTGGTGTTCGTGCTGAGCGTCGGGCTGTATGTGTTCCTGGGGCTGCGGGAGACGGCGCCGGACGCCTACGTCCCGTTCGTGCTCGCCATGAACGGACTGCTGGGCGTCAAGGTGTTCTGCGGGCTGTCGATCATGTTCCTGTACTTCGCGAGGGAGGCCTGA
- a CDS encoding sodium:proton antiporter has product MDGLLDLSWLNGANVAVILFFVGLAGLVLRKNMMISVISVSIMNTAVILAFVTMGSSLDHVAPMSAQTVAGAADPVPQALMITTVVIGVAVQAVCLVLILNHYREHKTLDWDQAKAIREGRPTDGTTTAAP; this is encoded by the coding sequence ATGGACGGGCTGCTCGACCTGTCGTGGCTCAACGGCGCCAACGTCGCCGTGATCCTGTTCTTCGTCGGCCTCGCGGGCCTGGTGCTGCGCAAGAACATGATGATCAGCGTGATCTCGGTGTCGATCATGAACACCGCGGTCATCCTCGCGTTCGTGACGATGGGCTCCAGCCTCGACCACGTCGCGCCGATGTCCGCGCAGACCGTGGCGGGGGCGGCCGACCCCGTGCCGCAGGCGCTGATGATCACCACGGTCGTGATCGGCGTCGCCGTCCAGGCGGTTTGCCTCGTGCTCATCCTCAACCACTACCGCGAGCACAAGACGCTCGACTGGGACCAGGCCAAGGCCATCCGTGAGGGACGTCCGACTGATGGGACGACGACCGCGGCCCCTTGA